One Brienomyrus brachyistius isolate T26 unplaced genomic scaffold, BBRACH_0.4 scaffold80, whole genome shotgun sequence DNA window includes the following coding sequences:
- the LOC125726941 gene encoding kelch-like protein 10 translates to MQQIIEYAYAYSVLVTTDNVENLLAAADQLNILGIVQMARMDLEYFMKNIKMNDLVKANAACKPIVNDVLRAMYELEFKSPNSENPLTRPRQPSDILLAIGGWVDHPTTWIDAYDSRADRWVDVTQVERRQSGHGTVYLNGYVYCIGGFDGLMRFNTAERYDPETNERTIIQPMHERRHDASATTLNGKIYICGGYNGADTHATVECYDPLTGEWTIIALMSTRPRGLRVAAYHGKIYVVSDSFLAP, encoded by the exons ATGCAGCAGATCATCGAGTACGCCTACGCgtactctgtgctcgtcacgactGACaacgtggagaacctcctggcggCCGCCGATCAGCTGAACATCCTGGGCATT gttCAGATGGCTCGCATGGATCTGGAATATTTTATGAAGAACATTAAAATGaacgatctagtgaaggccaatgcggcgtgcaAGCCCATTGTCAACGACGTCTTAAGGGCCatgtatgaacttgaatttaaaAGCCCAAATTCTGAAAACCCGTTGACCCGCCCACGCCAGCCCTCTGACATCCTGTTGGCTATTGGTGGCTGGGTTGACCACCCAACCACCTGGATTGATGCGTACGACTCCcgggccgaccgctgggtggatGTTACGCAGGTGGAGAGGCGCCAGTCCGGCCATGGCACAGTATACTTAAATGGATACGTGTACTGCATTGGGGGGTTTGACGGCCTCATGCGCTTCAACACAGCCGAGCGCTACGACCCGGAAACTAATGAACGGACCATTATCCAGCCCATGCATGAGCGGCGACacgatgccagtgccaccaccttAAATGGCAAG atATATATCTGTGGCGGCTACAATGGAGCTGATACACATGCTACTGTGGAGTGCTATGACCCACTCACTGGCGAATGGACCATAATCGCTCTCATGAGCACTCGCCCACGTGGCCTTAGGGTCGCTGCTTATCACGGGAAAATTTATGTGGTGAGTGACTCCTTTCTTGCACCTTGA